Within the Bradyrhizobium cosmicum genome, the region TCGGGGATCTCGAAATTGTTGAAACGGATTCCGGGCTCAGCGCCGTGCGCTGCCCCGGAATGACGAGTGTTACCAGGACCAGTCTACCCTCGATGACCTCGATCCTCACCAACCTGTTCGATGGCGTTGCCTACGGCATGCTCCTGTTCGTGCTCGCTTGCGGGCTCGCGGTCACGCTCGGCCTGATGAACTTCGTCAACCTCGCCCATGGCGCCTTCGCCATGGCCGGCGGCTATGTTTGCATGGTGCTGGTCAACCGAATGGGCTGGCCGTTCTTCGCCGCGCTGCCGCTCGCCTTTGTCTCTTCGGCGGCGATCGGTATCCTGCTGGAGCGCACGCTCTACCGCCACCTCTACGGGCGCAGCCATCTCGACCAGGTGCTGTTCACCATTGGCTTGACCTTCATGTCGGTCGCAGCGGTCGATTACATCCAGGGTTCCTCGCGGGTCTTCATCAATTTGCCGGCCGCGCTACAGGGCCAGTTCGACCTGTTCGGCGTCGGCATCGGCCGCTACCGGCTGATGATCATCGTGATCTGCGGCCTGCTCACCATCGGTCTTCAGATGGTGCTGGCCAAGACCCGCTTCGGCAGCCGCCTGCGTGCCGCGGTCGACGATCCACGCGCCGCGAGCGGCCTTGGCATCAACGTGCCGCAAGTGTTCGCCTTCACGTTCGCATTCGGCTGTGGCCTTGCCGGCCTGGGCGGCGCGCTGAGCGCCGAGATCCTCGGCCTCGATCCGTACTTCCCGCTGAAATTCATGATCTACTTCCTGATCGTGGTCACGGTCGGCGGCTCCTCCTCGATCACCGGCCCGTTCCTGGCCTCGCTCCTGCTCGGCATCGGCGACGTCGCCGGCAAGTATTACGTGCCGAAGATGGGTCCCTTCGTGATCTACACCATGATGATCGTGATCCTGATCTGGCGCCCGAACGGCCTGTTCGGCCGCACGGCCGCGCGTTGAGTTCGCCGATGAGCGCTTCGTCCGACGTCGGCTATCACGCTCAGCGCCATGCGCGCTGGCACTACGGCGAGGCAGCCTTCTGGGTCGTCGTGCTGGCCTGCGGCTTCCTGTTTCCCACTCGCTATCTGATCATGACGGACATCGTGCGGCTGGCGCTGTTCGCGATGTCGCTCGATCTGATCCTCGGCTATGCCGGCATCGTCTCGCTTGGCCATGCCGCCTTTTTCGGCGTCGGCGCCTATGCCGCGGGGCTGCTCGCGCTTCACGGCATCATCAACGAGCCCGTGATCGCGCTGGTCGTCGCAGGCCTTGCCGCGATGGTGCTCGGCTTCGCCACCAGCTTCCTGGTGATCCGCGGCGTCGACCTGACCCGCCTGATGGTGACGCTCGGCATCGCGCTGCTGCTGGAGGCACTCGCGGAGCGCTTCTCCAAGATCACCGGCGGCACCGACGGGCTGCAAGGCATCGAGATGCAGCCGATCTTCGGCCAGCTTCCGTTCGACATGTTCGGCAAGACCGGCTTCTTCTATTCGTTGGCCGTGCTGTTCGTGCTGTTCCTGTTCGCGCGCCGCGTCGTGCACTCGCCGTTCGGCCTGTCGCTGCGCGCGATCAAGAACAATCCGCTGCGCGCCGCCGCAATCGGCATTCCAGTCAATCGCCGCCTGATCGCGATCTACACGCTCGCGGCGTTCTATGCCGGCATCGCGGGGGCGTTGTTCACCCAGACCACCGCGATCGCCTCGCTAGACGTGTTCGCCTTCGAGCGCTCGGCCGACCTCATGCTGGTGCTCGTCATCGGCGGCACCGGCTATCTCTATGGCGGGCTGATCGGCGCGGTGATCTTCCGCATGCTCCAGGAATTGTTCTCCACGATCACCCCGCAATACTGGCAGTTCTGGATCGGCCTCGTGCTGGTCGTGATCGTGCTGGTCGGCCGTCAGCGCCTGCATCGCTGGGTGCTGTACGTGCCTAACCTGATAATCAGGCAGTTTGCCGGGCGCAAGGCTGACGTCGCACTGCCGGAGCGCGACGCATGACCATCGCGCTCGAAACCAGGAATCTCGAAAAGCAGTTCGGCGGCCTCCGCGTCACCCGCGATCTCTCCTTGAAGATCGAGCAGGGCGCCCGCCACGCGCTGATCGGCCCGAACGGCGCCGGCAAGACCACGGTCATCAATCAGCTCACCGGTGTGCTCAAGCCGAATTCCGGCCGTATCCTGCTCGAAGGCCAGGACATCACGGATCTGCCCGTGCACAAGCGCGTTCTGCGCGGCCTGTCGCGCACCTTCCAGATCAACCAGCTCTATCCCGACCTCACCCCGCTGGAGACCATCGGCCTTGCCGTCTCCGAGCGCCTCGGCCATGGCGGCGACTGGTGGCGGCGGATGGGCACGCGCGGCGACGTCAATGGCGAGATCGCCGACCTCCTGACGCGCTTCCATCTGCTCGACGTCATGAACGAGGAGACCGTGACGCTGCCTTACGGCAAGCAGCGCCTGCTCGAGATCGCGGTCGCGATCGCGGCCAAGCCGCGCGTGCTTTTGCTCGACGAGCCCGCGGCCGGCGTGCCCGAGAGCGAGCGCCACGACATTCTCGCCGTCGTAGGCAGTCTGCCGCGCGACGTCACGGTGCTGCTGATTGAGCACGACATGGATCTCGTCTTCTCGTTCGCCGACCGCATCTCGGTGCTGGTCTCGGGTGGGCTGCTTACGGAAGGTCCGCCGGACCAGGTCGCGCGCGATCCGCAGGTCAAGGCCGTCTACCTCGGCGAGGAGGTGGTTAATGTCTGACCTGCTCGTGCTCGACTCGCTTCGTGCCGGCTACGGCGAGGCGGTGGTGCTACCCAACATGTCGCTGCGCCTCGCCGAAGGGCAGGTGCTGGCGCTGCTGGGACGCAACGGCACCGGCAAGACCACGCTGATCAACTCCATCGTCGGCGTCACCCGTCGCTTCTCCGGTACCGTCGTGCTCGCCGGCATCGACGTCACCACCTTGCGACCCGACCAGCGCGCCCGCGCCGGTATCGGCTGGGTGCCGCAGGAGCGCAATATCTTCCGCTCGCTCACGGTGGAAGAGAACATGACCGCGGTCGCGCAGCCCGGTCCCTGGACGGTCGAGAAGGTCTACGAGATGTTCCCGCGGCTGAAGGAGCGGCGGAGCAATTTCGGCAACCAGCTATCCGGCGGCGAGCAGCAGATGCTGGCGATCGGCCGCGCGCTGACCCTCAACCCGAAGGTCCTGCTGCTGGACGAGCCGACCGAGGGCCTGGCCCCCATCATCGTCGAGGAGCTTCTGAAGGCGATCGGCGCGATCACCCGGGCAGGGGGCATCTGCTCCATCATCGTCGAGCAGAATGCCCAAAAGATTCTGGGGCTCGCCGACCGTGTTGTGATATTGGAGCGCGGAACGATCGTCCACGATGCCCCGAGCGCCGCGCTGAAGGCCGACCCGTCGGTCCTGGAGCGCCACCTCGGTGTCGCAGGGGCGGCGGCCCACTAATCTTCGCCTCTCCCCGCTTGCGGGGAGAGGCCGGA harbors:
- a CDS encoding branched-chain amino acid ABC transporter permease yields the protein MTSILTNLFDGVAYGMLLFVLACGLAVTLGLMNFVNLAHGAFAMAGGYVCMVLVNRMGWPFFAALPLAFVSSAAIGILLERTLYRHLYGRSHLDQVLFTIGLTFMSVAAVDYIQGSSRVFINLPAALQGQFDLFGVGIGRYRLMIIVICGLLTIGLQMVLAKTRFGSRLRAAVDDPRAASGLGINVPQVFAFTFAFGCGLAGLGGALSAEILGLDPYFPLKFMIYFLIVVTVGGSSSITGPFLASLLLGIGDVAGKYYVPKMGPFVIYTMMIVILIWRPNGLFGRTAAR
- a CDS encoding branched-chain amino acid ABC transporter permease, with the translated sequence MSASSDVGYHAQRHARWHYGEAAFWVVVLACGFLFPTRYLIMTDIVRLALFAMSLDLILGYAGIVSLGHAAFFGVGAYAAGLLALHGIINEPVIALVVAGLAAMVLGFATSFLVIRGVDLTRLMVTLGIALLLEALAERFSKITGGTDGLQGIEMQPIFGQLPFDMFGKTGFFYSLAVLFVLFLFARRVVHSPFGLSLRAIKNNPLRAAAIGIPVNRRLIAIYTLAAFYAGIAGALFTQTTAIASLDVFAFERSADLMLVLVIGGTGYLYGGLIGAVIFRMLQELFSTITPQYWQFWIGLVLVVIVLVGRQRLHRWVLYVPNLIIRQFAGRKADVALPERDA
- a CDS encoding ABC transporter ATP-binding protein, yielding MTIALETRNLEKQFGGLRVTRDLSLKIEQGARHALIGPNGAGKTTVINQLTGVLKPNSGRILLEGQDITDLPVHKRVLRGLSRTFQINQLYPDLTPLETIGLAVSERLGHGGDWWRRMGTRGDVNGEIADLLTRFHLLDVMNEETVTLPYGKQRLLEIAVAIAAKPRVLLLDEPAAGVPESERHDILAVVGSLPRDVTVLLIEHDMDLVFSFADRISVLVSGGLLTEGPPDQVARDPQVKAVYLGEEVVNV
- a CDS encoding ABC transporter ATP-binding protein, whose amino-acid sequence is MSDLLVLDSLRAGYGEAVVLPNMSLRLAEGQVLALLGRNGTGKTTLINSIVGVTRRFSGTVVLAGIDVTTLRPDQRARAGIGWVPQERNIFRSLTVEENMTAVAQPGPWTVEKVYEMFPRLKERRSNFGNQLSGGEQQMLAIGRALTLNPKVLLLDEPTEGLAPIIVEELLKAIGAITRAGGICSIIVEQNAQKILGLADRVVILERGTIVHDAPSAALKADPSVLERHLGVAGAAAH